A genome region from Coffea arabica cultivar ET-39 chromosome 7e, Coffea Arabica ET-39 HiFi, whole genome shotgun sequence includes the following:
- the LOC113688759 gene encoding sodium/hydrogen exchanger 4-like isoform X2, with protein sequence MLLMMMSSEYVMKLGEGHAHVVPVTVVFVAVLCLCLVIGHFLRENRWVNESITAILIGCLAGTIILFISKGKSSHILRFDEEVFFIYLLPPIIFNAGFQVKKKQFFHNFFTIMLFGVVGVFISTTIISAGTMWLFPKFGFVGLTTRDYLGIGTIFSSTDTVCTLQVLHQDETPLLYSLVFGEGVVNDATSVVLFNTVQKLDVNRLHGRQAVHILWDFLYLFSTSTALGVSAGLLTAYILKGLYFGRHCTVREIALMVLMAYLSYMLAELLNLSGILTVFFCGIFMSHYAWHNTTESSKITTRYVFATMSFIAETFIFLYVGMDALDIEKWKLSKLRVWTLLVICTILIFLILLGRAAFVFPLSVLSNYANRNASRSSTVTLKHQVIIWWAGLMRGAVSIALAFKEFTHSGVTWDPVNATMVTTTVIVVLFSTIVFGLLTKPLVSCLLPPHDAKIGDLSREPTISKEDMRLPLLSFEESAATNVQRAKDSLSMLLERPVHTIHHYWRRFDDAYMRPIFGGRRSNNSSS encoded by the exons ATGCTGTTGATGATGATGTCTTCGGAGTATGTAATGAAGCTGGGAGAGGGCCATGCACACGTCGTTCCAGTAACAGTAGTGTTTGTTGCAGTTCTGTGCTTATGTTTAGTCATCGGACATTTTCTTCGAGAAAACCGTTGGGTTAACGAATCAATCACTGCCATTCTCATT GGATGTTTAGCTGGGACAATAATCTTGTTCATCAGCAAGGGTAAGAGCTCTCATATTCTCAGATTTGATGAAGAGGTGTTCTTCATTTATCTCCTTCCGCCCATCATCTTCAATGCAGG GTTCCAGGTCAAGAAGAAACAATTCTTCCATAACTTCTTCACCATCATGCTGTTTGGAGTGGTTGGAGTGTTCATTTCAACCACCATAATCTCAGCTG GTACTATGTGGCTGTTCCCCAAATTTGGTTTCGTGGGGTTGACTACTCGTGACTACCTTG GTATTGGGACAATCTTTTCATCGACAGATACAGTCTGTACATTGCAG GTCCTCCATCAAGATGAAACTCCTCTGTTGTACAGCCTAGTGTTTGGTGAAGGGGTGGTGAATGATGCAACATCGGTTGTTCTGTTCAACACAGTCCAAAAGCTTGATGTGAATAGACTTCATGGACGGCAAGCTGTTCACATACTTTGGGATTTCTTGTATCTGTTTTCCACAAGCACAGCACTTGGAGTATCG GCTGGGCTTTTGACAGCATATATACTTAAGGGTCTGTACTTTGGCAG ACATTGCACGGTTCGGGAAATAGCTCTGATGGTTTTGATGGCTTACCTGTCTTACATGTTGGCTGAG CTGCTCAACCTTAGTGGGATTTTGACAGTCTTCTTCTGTGGGATTTTCATGTCCCATTATGCATGGCATAACACCACAGAAAGTTCAAAAATTACAACCAG GTATGTATTTGCTACAATGTCATTTATTGCGGAGACGTTCATATTTTTGTATGTGGGAATGGATGCACTTGACATTGAGAAGTGGAAGCTGAGCAAATTGAG GGTTTGGACCTTGCTCGTTATATGTACCATTTTGATCTTCCTGATATTACTTGGCCGCGCTGCTTTTGTCTTTCCTTTGTCTGTCCTTTCGAATTATGCAAACAGAAATGCTTCCCGTTCATCCACAGTAACACTCAAGCACCAA GTAATAATTTGGTGGGCTGGACTTATGAGAGGAGCTGTATCCATAGCGTTGGCGTTCAAAGAG TTCACTCACTCAGGGGTTACATGGGATCCGGTCAATGCCACAATGGTCACTACAACAGTCATTGTCGTGCTCTTCAGCACAATA GTATTTGGCCTTTTAACAAAGCCACTTGTGAGTTGCTTGCTTCCGCCGCATGATGCTAAAATTGGAGACCTAAGCCGTGAACCGACCATCTCCAAGGAGGATATGAGACTTCCTTTGCTCTCTTTTGAAGAATCTGCTGCAACAAATGTTCAACGTGCAAAGGATAGCTTGTCCATGCTCCTAGAAAGGCCTGTACACACGATTCATCACTATTGGAGGAGGTTTGATGATGCTTACATGAGACCAATATTTGGTGGCCGGAGAAGCAACAACTCCTCTTCATGA
- the LOC113688759 gene encoding sodium/hydrogen exchanger 4-like isoform X1, with protein MLLMMMSSEYVMKLGEGHAHVVPVTVVFVAVLCLCLVIGHFLRENRWVNESITAILIGCLAGTIILFISKGKSSHILRFDEEVFFIYLLPPIIFNAGFQVKKKQFFHNFFTIMLFGVVGVFISTTIISAGTMWLFPKFGFVGLTTRDYLGIGTIFSSTDTVCTLQVLHQDETPLLYSLVFGEGVVNDATSVVLFNTVQKLDVNRLHGRQAVHILWDFLYLFSTSTALGVSAGLLTAYILKGLYFGRHCTVREIALMVLMAYLSYMLAELLNLSGILTVFFCGIFMSHYAWHNTTESSKITTRYVFATMSFIAETFIFLYVGMDALDIEKWKLSKLRVWTLLVICTILIFLILLGRAAFVFPLSVLSNYANRNASRSSTVTLKHQVIIWWAGLMRGAVSIALAFKEFTHSGVTWDPVNATMVTTTVIVVLFSTISMMQVFGLLTKPLVSCLLPPHDAKIGDLSREPTISKEDMRLPLLSFEESAATNVQRAKDSLSMLLERPVHTIHHYWRRFDDAYMRPIFGGRRSNNSSS; from the exons ATGCTGTTGATGATGATGTCTTCGGAGTATGTAATGAAGCTGGGAGAGGGCCATGCACACGTCGTTCCAGTAACAGTAGTGTTTGTTGCAGTTCTGTGCTTATGTTTAGTCATCGGACATTTTCTTCGAGAAAACCGTTGGGTTAACGAATCAATCACTGCCATTCTCATT GGATGTTTAGCTGGGACAATAATCTTGTTCATCAGCAAGGGTAAGAGCTCTCATATTCTCAGATTTGATGAAGAGGTGTTCTTCATTTATCTCCTTCCGCCCATCATCTTCAATGCAGG GTTCCAGGTCAAGAAGAAACAATTCTTCCATAACTTCTTCACCATCATGCTGTTTGGAGTGGTTGGAGTGTTCATTTCAACCACCATAATCTCAGCTG GTACTATGTGGCTGTTCCCCAAATTTGGTTTCGTGGGGTTGACTACTCGTGACTACCTTG GTATTGGGACAATCTTTTCATCGACAGATACAGTCTGTACATTGCAG GTCCTCCATCAAGATGAAACTCCTCTGTTGTACAGCCTAGTGTTTGGTGAAGGGGTGGTGAATGATGCAACATCGGTTGTTCTGTTCAACACAGTCCAAAAGCTTGATGTGAATAGACTTCATGGACGGCAAGCTGTTCACATACTTTGGGATTTCTTGTATCTGTTTTCCACAAGCACAGCACTTGGAGTATCG GCTGGGCTTTTGACAGCATATATACTTAAGGGTCTGTACTTTGGCAG ACATTGCACGGTTCGGGAAATAGCTCTGATGGTTTTGATGGCTTACCTGTCTTACATGTTGGCTGAG CTGCTCAACCTTAGTGGGATTTTGACAGTCTTCTTCTGTGGGATTTTCATGTCCCATTATGCATGGCATAACACCACAGAAAGTTCAAAAATTACAACCAG GTATGTATTTGCTACAATGTCATTTATTGCGGAGACGTTCATATTTTTGTATGTGGGAATGGATGCACTTGACATTGAGAAGTGGAAGCTGAGCAAATTGAG GGTTTGGACCTTGCTCGTTATATGTACCATTTTGATCTTCCTGATATTACTTGGCCGCGCTGCTTTTGTCTTTCCTTTGTCTGTCCTTTCGAATTATGCAAACAGAAATGCTTCCCGTTCATCCACAGTAACACTCAAGCACCAA GTAATAATTTGGTGGGCTGGACTTATGAGAGGAGCTGTATCCATAGCGTTGGCGTTCAAAGAG TTCACTCACTCAGGGGTTACATGGGATCCGGTCAATGCCACAATGGTCACTACAACAGTCATTGTCGTGCTCTTCAGCACAATA TCAATGATGCAGGTATTTGGCCTTTTAACAAAGCCACTTGTGAGTTGCTTGCTTCCGCCGCATGATGCTAAAATTGGAGACCTAAGCCGTGAACCGACCATCTCCAAGGAGGATATGAGACTTCCTTTGCTCTCTTTTGAAGAATCTGCTGCAACAAATGTTCAACGTGCAAAGGATAGCTTGTCCATGCTCCTAGAAAGGCCTGTACACACGATTCATCACTATTGGAGGAGGTTTGATGATGCTTACATGAGACCAATATTTGGTGGCCGGAGAAGCAACAACTCCTCTTCATGA
- the LOC113688759 gene encoding sodium/hydrogen exchanger 4-like isoform X4, translating into MLLMMMSSEYVMKLGEGHAHVVPVTVVFVAVLCLCLVIGHFLRENRWVNESITAILIGCLAGTIILFISKGKSSHILRFDEEVFFIYLLPPIIFNAGFQVKKKQFFHNFFTIMLFGVVGVFISTTIISAGTMWLFPKFGFVGLTTRDYLGIGTIFSSTDTVCTLQVLHQDETPLLYSLVFGEGVVNDATSVVLFNTVQKLDVNRLHGRQAVHILWDFLYLFSTSTALGVSAGLLTAYILKGLYFGRHCTVREIALMVLMAYLSYMLAELLNLSGILTVFFCGIFMSHYAWHNTTESSKITTRYVFATMSFIAETFIFLYVGMDALDIEKWKLSKLRNASRSSTVTLKHQVIIWWAGLMRGAVSIALAFKEFTHSGVTWDPVNATMVTTTVIVVLFSTISMMQVFGLLTKPLVSCLLPPHDAKIGDLSREPTISKEDMRLPLLSFEESAATNVQRAKDSLSMLLERPVHTIHHYWRRFDDAYMRPIFGGRRSNNSSS; encoded by the exons ATGCTGTTGATGATGATGTCTTCGGAGTATGTAATGAAGCTGGGAGAGGGCCATGCACACGTCGTTCCAGTAACAGTAGTGTTTGTTGCAGTTCTGTGCTTATGTTTAGTCATCGGACATTTTCTTCGAGAAAACCGTTGGGTTAACGAATCAATCACTGCCATTCTCATT GGATGTTTAGCTGGGACAATAATCTTGTTCATCAGCAAGGGTAAGAGCTCTCATATTCTCAGATTTGATGAAGAGGTGTTCTTCATTTATCTCCTTCCGCCCATCATCTTCAATGCAGG GTTCCAGGTCAAGAAGAAACAATTCTTCCATAACTTCTTCACCATCATGCTGTTTGGAGTGGTTGGAGTGTTCATTTCAACCACCATAATCTCAGCTG GTACTATGTGGCTGTTCCCCAAATTTGGTTTCGTGGGGTTGACTACTCGTGACTACCTTG GTATTGGGACAATCTTTTCATCGACAGATACAGTCTGTACATTGCAG GTCCTCCATCAAGATGAAACTCCTCTGTTGTACAGCCTAGTGTTTGGTGAAGGGGTGGTGAATGATGCAACATCGGTTGTTCTGTTCAACACAGTCCAAAAGCTTGATGTGAATAGACTTCATGGACGGCAAGCTGTTCACATACTTTGGGATTTCTTGTATCTGTTTTCCACAAGCACAGCACTTGGAGTATCG GCTGGGCTTTTGACAGCATATATACTTAAGGGTCTGTACTTTGGCAG ACATTGCACGGTTCGGGAAATAGCTCTGATGGTTTTGATGGCTTACCTGTCTTACATGTTGGCTGAG CTGCTCAACCTTAGTGGGATTTTGACAGTCTTCTTCTGTGGGATTTTCATGTCCCATTATGCATGGCATAACACCACAGAAAGTTCAAAAATTACAACCAG GTATGTATTTGCTACAATGTCATTTATTGCGGAGACGTTCATATTTTTGTATGTGGGAATGGATGCACTTGACATTGAGAAGTGGAAGCTGAGCAAATTGAG AAATGCTTCCCGTTCATCCACAGTAACACTCAAGCACCAA GTAATAATTTGGTGGGCTGGACTTATGAGAGGAGCTGTATCCATAGCGTTGGCGTTCAAAGAG TTCACTCACTCAGGGGTTACATGGGATCCGGTCAATGCCACAATGGTCACTACAACAGTCATTGTCGTGCTCTTCAGCACAATA TCAATGATGCAGGTATTTGGCCTTTTAACAAAGCCACTTGTGAGTTGCTTGCTTCCGCCGCATGATGCTAAAATTGGAGACCTAAGCCGTGAACCGACCATCTCCAAGGAGGATATGAGACTTCCTTTGCTCTCTTTTGAAGAATCTGCTGCAACAAATGTTCAACGTGCAAAGGATAGCTTGTCCATGCTCCTAGAAAGGCCTGTACACACGATTCATCACTATTGGAGGAGGTTTGATGATGCTTACATGAGACCAATATTTGGTGGCCGGAGAAGCAACAACTCCTCTTCATGA
- the LOC113688759 gene encoding sodium/hydrogen exchanger 4-like isoform X5: MLLMMMSSEYVMKLGEGHAHVVPVTVVFVAVLCLCLVIGHFLRENRWVNESITAILIGCLAGTIILFISKGKSSHILRFDEEVFFIYLLPPIIFNAGFQVKKKQFFHNFFTIMLFGVVGVFISTTIISAGTMWLFPKFGFVGLTTRDYLGIGTIFSSTDTVCTLQVLHQDETPLLYSLVFGEGVVNDATSVVLFNTVQKLDVNRLHGRQAVHILWDFLYLFSTSTALGVSAGLLTAYILKGLYFGRHCTVREIALMVLMAYLSYMLAELLNLSGILTVFFCGIFMSHYAWHNTTESSKITTRYVFATMSFIAETFIFLYVGMDALDIEKWKLSKLRNASRSSTVIIWWAGLMRGAVSIALAFKEFTHSGVTWDPVNATMVTTTVIVVLFSTISMMQVFGLLTKPLVSCLLPPHDAKIGDLSREPTISKEDMRLPLLSFEESAATNVQRAKDSLSMLLERPVHTIHHYWRRFDDAYMRPIFGGRRSNNSSS; the protein is encoded by the exons ATGCTGTTGATGATGATGTCTTCGGAGTATGTAATGAAGCTGGGAGAGGGCCATGCACACGTCGTTCCAGTAACAGTAGTGTTTGTTGCAGTTCTGTGCTTATGTTTAGTCATCGGACATTTTCTTCGAGAAAACCGTTGGGTTAACGAATCAATCACTGCCATTCTCATT GGATGTTTAGCTGGGACAATAATCTTGTTCATCAGCAAGGGTAAGAGCTCTCATATTCTCAGATTTGATGAAGAGGTGTTCTTCATTTATCTCCTTCCGCCCATCATCTTCAATGCAGG GTTCCAGGTCAAGAAGAAACAATTCTTCCATAACTTCTTCACCATCATGCTGTTTGGAGTGGTTGGAGTGTTCATTTCAACCACCATAATCTCAGCTG GTACTATGTGGCTGTTCCCCAAATTTGGTTTCGTGGGGTTGACTACTCGTGACTACCTTG GTATTGGGACAATCTTTTCATCGACAGATACAGTCTGTACATTGCAG GTCCTCCATCAAGATGAAACTCCTCTGTTGTACAGCCTAGTGTTTGGTGAAGGGGTGGTGAATGATGCAACATCGGTTGTTCTGTTCAACACAGTCCAAAAGCTTGATGTGAATAGACTTCATGGACGGCAAGCTGTTCACATACTTTGGGATTTCTTGTATCTGTTTTCCACAAGCACAGCACTTGGAGTATCG GCTGGGCTTTTGACAGCATATATACTTAAGGGTCTGTACTTTGGCAG ACATTGCACGGTTCGGGAAATAGCTCTGATGGTTTTGATGGCTTACCTGTCTTACATGTTGGCTGAG CTGCTCAACCTTAGTGGGATTTTGACAGTCTTCTTCTGTGGGATTTTCATGTCCCATTATGCATGGCATAACACCACAGAAAGTTCAAAAATTACAACCAG GTATGTATTTGCTACAATGTCATTTATTGCGGAGACGTTCATATTTTTGTATGTGGGAATGGATGCACTTGACATTGAGAAGTGGAAGCTGAGCAAATTGAG AAATGCTTCCCGTTCATCCACA GTAATAATTTGGTGGGCTGGACTTATGAGAGGAGCTGTATCCATAGCGTTGGCGTTCAAAGAG TTCACTCACTCAGGGGTTACATGGGATCCGGTCAATGCCACAATGGTCACTACAACAGTCATTGTCGTGCTCTTCAGCACAATA TCAATGATGCAGGTATTTGGCCTTTTAACAAAGCCACTTGTGAGTTGCTTGCTTCCGCCGCATGATGCTAAAATTGGAGACCTAAGCCGTGAACCGACCATCTCCAAGGAGGATATGAGACTTCCTTTGCTCTCTTTTGAAGAATCTGCTGCAACAAATGTTCAACGTGCAAAGGATAGCTTGTCCATGCTCCTAGAAAGGCCTGTACACACGATTCATCACTATTGGAGGAGGTTTGATGATGCTTACATGAGACCAATATTTGGTGGCCGGAGAAGCAACAACTCCTCTTCATGA
- the LOC113688759 gene encoding sodium/hydrogen exchanger 4-like isoform X3, whose translation MLLMMMSSEYVMKLGEGHAHVVPVTVVFVAVLCLCLVIGHFLRENRWVNESITAILIGCLAGTIILFISKGKSSHILRFDEEVFFIYLLPPIIFNAGFQVKKKQFFHNFFTIMLFGVVGVFISTTIISAGTMWLFPKFGFVGLTTRDYLGIGTIFSSTDTVCTLQVLHQDETPLLYSLVFGEGVVNDATSVVLFNTVQKLDVNRLHGRQAVHILWDFLYLFSTSTALGVSAGLLTAYILKGLYFGRHCTVREIALMVLMAYLSYMLAELLNLSGILTVFFCGIFMSHYAWHNTTESSKITTRYVFATMSFIAETFIFLYVGMDALDIEKWKLSKLRVWTLLVICTILIFLILLGRAAFVFPLSVLSNYANRNASRSSTVIIWWAGLMRGAVSIALAFKEFTHSGVTWDPVNATMVTTTVIVVLFSTISMMQVFGLLTKPLVSCLLPPHDAKIGDLSREPTISKEDMRLPLLSFEESAATNVQRAKDSLSMLLERPVHTIHHYWRRFDDAYMRPIFGGRRSNNSSS comes from the exons ATGCTGTTGATGATGATGTCTTCGGAGTATGTAATGAAGCTGGGAGAGGGCCATGCACACGTCGTTCCAGTAACAGTAGTGTTTGTTGCAGTTCTGTGCTTATGTTTAGTCATCGGACATTTTCTTCGAGAAAACCGTTGGGTTAACGAATCAATCACTGCCATTCTCATT GGATGTTTAGCTGGGACAATAATCTTGTTCATCAGCAAGGGTAAGAGCTCTCATATTCTCAGATTTGATGAAGAGGTGTTCTTCATTTATCTCCTTCCGCCCATCATCTTCAATGCAGG GTTCCAGGTCAAGAAGAAACAATTCTTCCATAACTTCTTCACCATCATGCTGTTTGGAGTGGTTGGAGTGTTCATTTCAACCACCATAATCTCAGCTG GTACTATGTGGCTGTTCCCCAAATTTGGTTTCGTGGGGTTGACTACTCGTGACTACCTTG GTATTGGGACAATCTTTTCATCGACAGATACAGTCTGTACATTGCAG GTCCTCCATCAAGATGAAACTCCTCTGTTGTACAGCCTAGTGTTTGGTGAAGGGGTGGTGAATGATGCAACATCGGTTGTTCTGTTCAACACAGTCCAAAAGCTTGATGTGAATAGACTTCATGGACGGCAAGCTGTTCACATACTTTGGGATTTCTTGTATCTGTTTTCCACAAGCACAGCACTTGGAGTATCG GCTGGGCTTTTGACAGCATATATACTTAAGGGTCTGTACTTTGGCAG ACATTGCACGGTTCGGGAAATAGCTCTGATGGTTTTGATGGCTTACCTGTCTTACATGTTGGCTGAG CTGCTCAACCTTAGTGGGATTTTGACAGTCTTCTTCTGTGGGATTTTCATGTCCCATTATGCATGGCATAACACCACAGAAAGTTCAAAAATTACAACCAG GTATGTATTTGCTACAATGTCATTTATTGCGGAGACGTTCATATTTTTGTATGTGGGAATGGATGCACTTGACATTGAGAAGTGGAAGCTGAGCAAATTGAG GGTTTGGACCTTGCTCGTTATATGTACCATTTTGATCTTCCTGATATTACTTGGCCGCGCTGCTTTTGTCTTTCCTTTGTCTGTCCTTTCGAATTATGCAAACAGAAATGCTTCCCGTTCATCCACA GTAATAATTTGGTGGGCTGGACTTATGAGAGGAGCTGTATCCATAGCGTTGGCGTTCAAAGAG TTCACTCACTCAGGGGTTACATGGGATCCGGTCAATGCCACAATGGTCACTACAACAGTCATTGTCGTGCTCTTCAGCACAATA TCAATGATGCAGGTATTTGGCCTTTTAACAAAGCCACTTGTGAGTTGCTTGCTTCCGCCGCATGATGCTAAAATTGGAGACCTAAGCCGTGAACCGACCATCTCCAAGGAGGATATGAGACTTCCTTTGCTCTCTTTTGAAGAATCTGCTGCAACAAATGTTCAACGTGCAAAGGATAGCTTGTCCATGCTCCTAGAAAGGCCTGTACACACGATTCATCACTATTGGAGGAGGTTTGATGATGCTTACATGAGACCAATATTTGGTGGCCGGAGAAGCAACAACTCCTCTTCATGA